The Acinetobacter sp. SAAs474 DNA window AAGTCCTTTATTTTGATTAGAACAATAGCGTGCACCCCCCATAGTTAAGGCTTGCTGCCCATAAATAGGCAAACTAATACTATAAGCTTTGAGATTGGAAATATTAATCGCCACATGAGCACCATAACTAATCGTACCGATGGCCATTTTTTTATTGGGTAATCGAATACCATCATAATGAAAATCAAGACAGTTTTTATGGATGGTATCTAAACGGTGTTGGCCACATATTGTCGACATGAGATTCTGCGCAAAATCAGCTTCGCGTGAATGATGTTTTAAATCAACTTGTTGGCTTAGTGATGTCATATCCTTGTCACCTAGCTGGGTACCTATCATCAAATAGGCAAGTTATGTGCCAGTTATCCATTAACTGGCCACGATATTGATTACATTTCTATCATGAATCAAATTCAGGATCAATTTAAAAAAATAGCATGATATTGATCTAGACTATCAATCAAAATAAGATAGTTTCACAAATAAATCAGTATATTAAAACCAAGACACTGCATAAGAGTACACATCGGCTATACAGGCATAATAACAGCATATTATCCACGATTTATAATATTCAATCATGCATCGAATAGATCAGTATTGATCTGTTAAATTGTTCGACCATCACGATTTCAAGGATAAAAAACATCATACTAACGGTCAGAATAAGAGCATATCAGTGTTTAACCTAGATTTAATATTCTGGAATAATTGGCACAATGATCTCTGCTCACTCATGTATTGATTTGGCCGCTTAAAAGCACTCAATGGTAAATATAAACTCATCTTGCTATTAATGACTTCAGCTAGATATAGTTGATATAAAAATATAAATATTTAAAAAGCTCAGCATTTAAATCCTGAAATGATAAGCTTTCATTAAATTGGACTTATTTATTTTTTTAACTCTATCGCTAATATTTCACCTGTAGCACATAACTGCCCCGCAGCCAATAAACTTAAGCCAACCCGTATCTTACGTTCCTCGATAGAGATCAATTCTCCATATATCAATATTTCGGTATCAATTGGGGTTGGTTTTATAAAATTAATCGACAATGAGGCTGTTACACATCTTGCTAAATAAGTTGATCCGTCAAATATTAAGTTTAATGATTTACTTTTAAATGCTGCTGCAGATGCCATGCCATGGCAGTCAAATAAAGAGGCAATCATGCCGCCATATAAATGATCTGGTACACCACCAGTATAGATATTGGCTGGTATGATCTTGGCGAATGTTTTAGTCATGTCATCAGACCAATAGCTCTTTAAATGATAGCCATGTTGATTGTTACGACCGCAACCAAAACAATGGCTGAAATCTTCAGCATATAAATCCTGAAATGCAATTTTTGTCATTACTCAACGTCCTTCATATAGCCATATGTCTATTTTGAAACACTAAGTTTAGCTACAGAATTTTCTGATTTTAAAAATATGAAAAGCTGTAATGTGCCGATAAATAATACCAATGAACCAATCACAAACTGCTGATGATAGCTAAAACCTATTTTTTGTAAATAACTAAAACTTAGTCCACCAATAAGTTGAATAGCAGCAAAACTTAAAGTCGCAATACTCCATAATTTTTTATATGAAAGACCATAAAGCTGTAAAATCGTATATGAAGTTAAAAAGACCACTGCTGGATTAAGTAAGCCTGTTAAAAATGATGATGCCAAAATAAAAACGTGATTAAAACTGAGCGTTGCCATCATAATAGCTACTATATATATAGAATATAATACTTTAAGTGCATTAAAATTCCCTATTCGCTTTGCAAATAAATAGCCAACAAACGCACCTAATGCACTGCCTATGCCATATAGAATCCAGTTAAAATTAACAAATGATAAAGCAATATTTAAGTCCTGACTAAGATAATCAATCCAAAATAACGAATGTGGAATATACGCAAAAGCACTAGAACTATACGCAAACAGCAAACTATAAAATAATATATTTACTTTTGCTGTAGGAACAGCACGACTAAGTGAAGTCGGGAGTTCTTTTTTAAATTGTCGTAGTGCATAAATCATGTAAATACAAATTAAAAATGCTGTACTACATAAGATTAACCAAGCAGTCTGAATAGATATTCGATCTAAATAAGATAAGAAACATGTGGAAATTAAAACCCCTAAGCCAATGCCACTAAATCCTATAAAATTAATTTTTAAACGATCATTTAAACCAGCACATAATGCAACAATACTGGGTGATAAGATCATTAATAAACCACCACTTATCCCTGAAATAATACGCCAAAATATATACCAAATAGAGTTAAATCCATCGAAAGCGCAGCAAAAAAGACTGATCATGCCGAGAATGGCAGCGATTTGGATAAAAGAAGACATGATTTTGGTTTGCGGTAAACGCATTGCACTAAATGCCCCGATAAGATAGCCCAATAAATTGGCACTACTCAAAATGCTGGCAAACGCTGTAGACCAGCCAAATGCATCACGTGTATAAGGTAATAGCGCGGTATATGAAAAACGTAGAATACCAATACCTAGGCACATGCTAAGACAAAGGAATAAGCTTAATTTAATTTGTGATTTCATACTCTTCCTGAGTCTATTGTTAAATAGTAGATATTTCCATATATGCTTTTATCTTATCAAATGATATAAAGTTTGTATTGTCTAAAGAAATTCTTTAATGAAATGGATTCACCTAAACATTTAAATGCCTTAAGAGCTTTTGAAGCAAGCGCTAGACATCAAAGTTTCTCAGCTGCTGCAACAGAGTTGAATGTCACTTCCGCTGCTGTTGGCCAGTTAGTGAGAACACTAGAAGATGTAATGGGTGTGACATTGTTTTATCGATCAAGCAGCGGAAAGCAGAGACTAAAATTAACAGAAGCTGGTGAAGTTCTGCTTCCAGATATTCAAACGGGTTTTAGCTATATCAATCAGGCGATCCATAAAGTTAAATTAAATAGCATGGCACAAAAATTAACCGTTGCAATTAGTCCAACTTTTGCCACAAAATGGTTATTACCCAAAATTGATAATTTTCAGCGCGCATATCCTGAAATTAAAATATCTTTTGATACCGACTTAAAACCGATTGATTTTAATAGTAGAGGAATTGATATTGCCGTGCGCTATGGAGCAGGTAACTGGGAGGGACTGGTCGCTCAAAAACTCATGGAAGAAGAAATTTATCCCGTCTGTTCGCCCAGTTTTTATCAGCAACATCAAGCTCAGCTTTTAGAACTCAAAAATATCGTCACATTACCATTAATACATTGCCATGCTTTAGATCGCCAATCTGGATTTATTACCTGGCAGACTTGGCTCGATGAACACAATATCCAAATGAATGATGATAAAGGCTTTAAAATCAATAACTCTGCAGCAGTGCTACAATTGGCTATGGATGGACATGGTATTGCATTAGCACGAAGTGTTATCGCTCATGATGATGTTAAAGCAGCACGCTTAATCCATCTATTCCCAGATATTAAACGTCAATGCGATTTAGCATATTATCTGGTCTATCGTGAAGAGTGTTGCGAATTACCAAAAATAGAGGCTTTTCGTACTTGGATCACATCAGAAATTGAAATGTTAAGCTCTGGCTCTGGATATTAATCCTTGCACAGCAGGCTTATGTGTATTGAATGGTATGATATCATTTAAGATGAATAAGTGCTTGAATAATCGTACATCCCGCTTTAGAAAATAATATAAGTTCTGCACCTATGGATTCTAAGCGCATTTTCATGCTACGCATGCCAATACTTAATCCCTGTTGTATGACACCTTCCGTATCAAAACCTACACCATCATCTTGTATAGTCAAAATTAATTGATTTTCTAAAGAATAACTCATTGCTACATTTACATTTTTTGCCTGACTATGTTTAATTACATTGGTTAAACTTTCCTCTAACACACGAATCAAGGTCAAACACTGCAAAGCTGTAGGAACAACTTGCCATTCGGTTGGAAATATCCATTTAGACTGAATCTCTAATTCATCCATTAGTTTACTAAACCGATGTCTTACTGGTGCACCCCACATCATGGGACTGACTGGAATTTTATTATCAGCAGATGAGCCAGTATCAATAATTTGTCTTAAATCATCTCTTAATAATTTAAGCATCGATAAGA harbors:
- a CDS encoding YbfB/YjiJ family MFS transporter encodes the protein MKSQIKLSLFLCLSMCLGIGILRFSYTALLPYTRDAFGWSTAFASILSSANLLGYLIGAFSAMRLPQTKIMSSFIQIAAILGMISLFCCAFDGFNSIWYIFWRIISGISGGLLMILSPSIVALCAGLNDRLKINFIGFSGIGLGVLISTCFLSYLDRISIQTAWLILCSTAFLICIYMIYALRQFKKELPTSLSRAVPTAKVNILFYSLLFAYSSSAFAYIPHSLFWIDYLSQDLNIALSFVNFNWILYGIGSALGAFVGYLFAKRIGNFNALKVLYSIYIVAIMMATLSFNHVFILASSFLTGLLNPAVVFLTSYTILQLYGLSYKKLWSIATLSFAAIQLIGGLSFSYLQKIGFSYHQQFVIGSLVLFIGTLQLFIFLKSENSVAKLSVSK
- the gcvA gene encoding transcriptional regulator GcvA: MDSPKHLNALRAFEASARHQSFSAAATELNVTSAAVGQLVRTLEDVMGVTLFYRSSSGKQRLKLTEAGEVLLPDIQTGFSYINQAIHKVKLNSMAQKLTVAISPTFATKWLLPKIDNFQRAYPEIKISFDTDLKPIDFNSRGIDIAVRYGAGNWEGLVAQKLMEEEIYPVCSPSFYQQHQAQLLELKNIVTLPLIHCHALDRQSGFITWQTWLDEHNIQMNDDKGFKINNSAAVLQLAMDGHGIALARSVIAHDDVKAARLIHLFPDIKRQCDLAYYLVYREECCELPKIEAFRTWITSEIEMLSSGSGY
- a CDS encoding PaaI family thioesterase → MTKIAFQDLYAEDFSHCFGCGRNNQHGYHLKSYWSDDMTKTFAKIIPANIYTGGVPDHLYGGMIASLFDCHGMASAAAFKSKSLNLIFDGSTYLARCVTASLSINFIKPTPIDTEILIYGELISIEERKIRVGLSLLAAGQLCATGEILAIELKK